In Macadamia integrifolia cultivar HAES 741 chromosome 5, SCU_Mint_v3, whole genome shotgun sequence, a single window of DNA contains:
- the LOC122078419 gene encoding 40S ribosomal protein S24-1, translating to MADSKAVTIRTRKFMTNRLLSRKQFVIDVLHPGRPNVSKAELKEKLSRMYEVKDPNSIFVFKFRTHFGGGKSTGFGLIYDSVDSAKKYEPKYRLIRNGLDTKVEKSRKQMKERKNRAKKIRGIKKTKAGDAAKAGRKK from the exons ATGGCGGATTCTAAGGCTGTCACCATTCGAACCAGGAAATTCATGACGAATAGGCTTCTCTCTAGGAAGCAGTTC GTCATCGATGTTCTTCATCCTGGACGACCTAATGTTTCTAAG gcgGAGCTCAAGGAGAAGCTTTCAAGGATGTACGAGGTGAAAGATCCGAACTCAATCTTCGTGTTCAAGTTTAGGACCCATTTTGGTGGTGGGAAGTCGACTGGTTTCGGTTTGATCTACGATTCTGTGGACAGCGCCAAGAAGTACGAGCCCAAGTACAGGCTTATCAGG AATGGACTTGATACCAAGGTAGAGAAGTCAAGAAAGCaaatgaaggaaaggaagaacaGGGCCAAGAAGATCCGTGGAATTAAGAAG ACTAAGGCTGGAGATGCTGCCAAAGCTGGGAGGAAGAAATGA